From a single Stomoxys calcitrans chromosome 4, idStoCalc2.1, whole genome shotgun sequence genomic region:
- the LOC106093242 gene encoding syndetin has translation MDGIKGKFMDLLHKQASRNHMKIPAMGFSDHFIQTVTESQKTGFSVATTGDGADECDQVDCSQKSDQEVLESIANNYFKADSNPAMYELQNVLANGVDYALIESTMLKLRTQHKVLSKKVLSNILEQRSACNVEFAAINETQKELEESLWTCRKARSYLNYAKQNLTTTSLEILASYRKREILKELLSTLQAIKKLKSTDVEVQKLLSECNYSAAISLLLNCKDSAAEYNHLHCVESLNKKLQETLLLTEFQLDTVLNEMILNFDMRKYSKLQEAYKLLNKSLIAMDQLHINFISAIHSSVNSVLRGYNDPNADENIKLLYEQLCDQVEADKYIPCLISLCKTVWTILSSYYQIVIWHQNYKLYPLDMPDSPDNYIQEKLRKGQSRIWNDILTKICTFLQSSKLNALKYDQFIQVLSVIQRLKKVGQEFCNENSDKLIETMQLQSEEFFQRYHLCCLEEICLFLDNESWTVVDSFANILQLPEFRSIRHSLRRHKSPPGMAAKNHNSLSVNNSPTSNNCDELVSVHSQDGGSSIYGSYGYFLRFSEKSSPFDGGLDVAMLEEDILSGIVDEASCYFSEEESEDDHKSKDYDDCSGAGNNGAGGQQLTVNNTTLNVFRCIGRYLQMCKLLHCISPKIVASMLELIDFYAYAVHEIFGKDAPVQMETFYSQKLEQKLEFVRQNVIPNIKIWPLNFSSLINNELANPDTLYGLSQRIVAMESGHCMTQQFQILQSYLNHLLPMQDRPMLSTYFEYICFMHDLARPVYTCVTSRVFDLPAILTMMSKVKWDVNHVSFQHNGYIDIMNRNVQNFAMRLEEIARDITIPFEQVWNSLAHVATRLLVEGFSNVKKCSAGGRALMQLDFTNFMSIFELISNQKFSDHRQFVDMFIKAYYFSNEQFEEWIVEQKNVEPAQYSNKQLTNLIQCVCVSDKRTRQKLLNFLGTTSTQNGSNLNVSFANTSTNANGVPSTANSNSNSG, from the exons ATGGATggaataaaaggaaaatttatgGATTTATTGCACAAACAG GCGAGTAGAAACCATATGAAAATCCCTGCTATGGGATTCTCTGATCATTTCATCCAGACTGTAACTGAGAGTCAAAAGACGGGATTTTCGGTCGCTACAACAGGAGATGGGGCGGATGAATGTGACCAGGTCGATTGTTCACAAAAATCTGACCAGGAAGTTTTGGAAAGTATAGCTAATAATTACTTCAAAGCAGACAGCAATCCAGCAATGTATGAACTTCAG AATGTCTTGGCGAATGGGGTTGACTATGCATTGATTGAGAGTACTATGCTTAAACTACGTACTCAGCATAAGGTATTGTCTAAAAAAGTTTTGTCCAATATTTTGGAACAACGAAGTGCCTGCAATGTAGAATTTGCCGCAATCAATGAAACTCAAAAAGAGCTGGAAGAATCATTGTGGACCTGTCGCAAGGCTCGTTCGTACTTAAATTATGCAAAGCAAAATTTAACAACTACTAGTTTAGAGATATTAGCCTCCTATCGTAAACGTGAGATACTTAAGGAACTTTTAAGCACATTGCAGGCCATTAAAAAATTG AAATCTACAGATGTTGAAGTCCAAAAACTTTTGTCTGAATGTAATTATTCAGCAGCGATTTCATTACTGCTAAATTGTAAAGACTCCGCTGCAGAGTACAATCATTTGCATTGTGTTGAGTCGTTAAACAAAAAGTTGCAGGAAACATTGTTGTTAACAGAGTTTCAATTGGATACAGTGTTAAATGAG ATGATTCTAAATTTTGATATGAGAAAATATTCCAAGTTGCAAGAAGCTTATAAATTACTGAACAAATCTTTAATTGCTATGGATCAG ctaCACATCAACTTTATTTCTGCCATCCATTCTTCAGTAAACTCGGTACTTCGCGGTTACAACGATCCCAATGCGGACGAGAACATTAAACTTCTATACGAACAATTATGCGATCAAGTGGAGGCTGATAAATACATACCCTGTTTGATAAGTCTGTGTAAAACTGTTTGGACAATTTTATCATCGTACTACCAAATTGTTATATGGCACCAAAACTACAAATTGTATCCACTCGATATGCCCGATTCGCCCGATAATTATATACAAGAGAAATTAAGAAAGGGACAATCGCGCATATGGAACGATATATTGAcgaaaatttgtacatttttgcAAAGTTCCAAGTTGAATGCCCTAAAATATGATCAGTTCATACAAGTGCTCAGCGTAATACAAAGACTTAAAAAGGTGGGCCAGGaattttgcaatgaaaattCGGATAAACTAATCGAAACCATGCAGCTGCAAAGTGAGGAGTTTTTTCAACGTTATCACTTGTGTTGCCTAGAGGAAATCTGTCTGTTTTTGGACAATGAGTCGTGGACAGTTGTGGActcatttgcaaatattttgcaaTTGCCG GAATTTCGTTCGATACGACACTCTCTGCGACGCCATAAGTCGCCACCGGGTATGGCAGCCAAAAATCACAACTCATTGTCGGTCAACAACTCTCCCACTAGCAATAATTGTGATGAATTAGTTTCGGTGCACTCGCAAGACGGTGGAAGTTCCATATATGGTTCCTATGGTTATTTTTTACGATTTAGTGAGAAGAGTTCTCCGTTTGATGGCGGTCTAGATGTAGCCATGCTTGAGGAGGATATACTTTCGGGTATTGTCGACGAAGCCTCATGCTATTTCAGTGAAGAAGAAAGCGAGGATGATCACAAGAGCAAGGACTATGATGATTGTAGTGGTGCTGGAAATAATGGAGCCGGCGGCCAGCAGCTTACGGTGAATAACACGACCTTAAATGTTTTTCGCTGCATTGGCCGTTATTTACAAATGTGCAAACTTTTGCATTGTATCTCACCGAAAATTGTGGCCAGTATGTTGGAGTTGATAGACTTTTACGCTTATGCTGTACACGAAATTTTCGGCAAAGATGCG CCTGTTCAAATGGAAACTTTCTACTCGCAGAAATTGGAACAAAAGCTGGAGTTCGTcaggcaaaatgtcattccCAACATTAAAATATGGCCTTTGAATTTCTCATCATTG ATCAACAATGAACTAGCAAATCCCGACACCCTGTATGGGCTGTCACAACGCATTGTGGCCATGGAAAGCGGCCACTGTATGACTCAACAATTTCAGATTTTACAAAGCTATTTGAATCATTTATTGCCAATGCAAGATAGGCCGATGTTAAGCACATATTTCGAATACATTTgctttatgcatgatttggctCGGCCCGTTTACACGTGTGTGACATCGCGAGTTTTCGACCTGCCGGCCATTCTCACAATGATGTCCAAAGTGAAATGGGATGTCAATCATGTTAGCTTTCAGCATAATGGATACATCGATATAATGAATAGA aacgtgcaaaattttgccatgcGATTGGAAGAAATCGCCAGGGATATAACAATACCTTTTGAACAGGTTTGGAACTCATTGGCTCATGTCGCTACACGTTTGCTTGTGGAAGG ATTTTCCAATGTTAAGAAATGTTCTGCAGGTGGACGGGCGCTCATGCAACTTGATTTTACCAACTTCATGTCAATATTTGAGTTAATATCGAATCAAAAATTTTCCGATCATCGCCAATTTGTGGATATGTTCATAAAGGCTTACTATTTTTCTAATGAACAATTTGAGGAATGGATTGTAGAACAAAAGAATGTGGAACCAGCACAATATTCCAACAAACAACTTACGAATCTCATCCAATGCGTTTGTGTAAGTGATAAAAGGACGAGACAAAAACTACTCAATTTTTTGGGTACTACGTCAACccaaaatggatcaaatctaAACGTGAGTTTTGCGAATACTTCTACGAATGCGAATGGAGTACCAAGTACAGCAAATTCAAATTCGAACTCAGGTTAA